The following nucleotide sequence is from Erythrobacter aurantius.
TTATTCCAATTTTTGCCGATCGAATTTATCTGTGATGATGGTGTTGTCATTATTTGCAGTGATAATGCTTTCCATTTGGGAGTGTTGTCATCGGACGTGCATTCAGCGTGGGCAAAGTTTAATTGCTCCGCACTTGGATTGACAGAAAGATACCCAAAATCTTTGACTTTCGATCCTTTCCCGTTCCCCGATGCGACTCCAGCGCAGCGCGCGGCGATTGCCGATCTGGCAGAGGAACTGGACGAAACCCGCAAGCTGGCGCTCGCCGAGGTGCCGCGCCTCACCATGACCGAGATTTACAACCTTCGCGAGCGGCAGCGCACTGGGCAGCTTGCGGACCTGTTAGAAGTAGACCGCGCCAAGGCCGCGCGTGTCGGCATTATCGATCGGCTCCACGAGCAAATCGATGCCGAGGTGGCAGCCGCATACGGCTGGCCAGCCGATTTGCCCCCCGCTGAAATAGTCGCACGGCTGGTGGCGCTAAATGCCGAACGCGCGTCAGAAGAAAAGGCAGGGAAGGTCCGTTGGCTTCGCCCGGATTATCAAGTGCCGAGGTTCGGCAGCAAATAGCGTGGGAATAAATCGCGCCGGATTGATTCGATCCGCGCCTTTGCACGGTTTATCCCCACCGATTCATAGCCGCTTGCCTTCGATTCCAAAGTTTGTTTCTCTATGTTGAATGGACGCAAACGAGCGTGTTTGCACCCGTAAACAGCTAGGAGAACGAACATTTTGAAGGCTCAATAAACGAAACCCCCGCCAAGATGGCAGGGGCTCCGCGCGAAAGATTGGCGTCTCATCGCTCGGCAGTTTCTATCCATTTCGGCGGGCTTCGACAACCGCAAATATGTTCGCTGACGGACCTCAGGGTTCGTGGGCGAACGCTAACATTGGATAGAACACAATGTCGAATACCTCTCCAAATCTCGAACCCTTGGCCTACAGCATTTCGGACGCTTGCCGCGTTTCCAGCATAGGCCGAACCCGCCTTTATCAGCTGATCGGCGAAGGCCGACTCGAAGCCCGAAAAATCGGGAAGCGAACGCTGATCCCAGCCGCAAGCCTGCGCGCCCTGATCGAAGGGGAGGCGTAAGCAATGTCGAACAAGAAAGAAAAAACCCCGCTGGTGGCTGCCAGCGGGGCTTCACGCGATAGCTTTGGTGGCCTTTCGCACGATCCTTCTAGCCTTGCGCTCCAGCGCGCGCAATTCCTGATGATGGCCCATTCCATTCGCCCTGACATGGCGGTGATGCTTGGCGCGTTGATCTTTGAAGGGGGCGCGCAATGACTGATGCCCGAGAATTGACGCTGGCGCTCGGCGGGCGCTGGCATGGCCGCTACGGTGTTGCACCTTGCCCTGTTTGCCAGCCGCACCGGAGAAGGGACCAGAACGCGCTTACACTGTCAGATGGCCGATCAGGCTTGTTGCTCCATTGCAAGCGGGCGGCTTGCGACTTTTGCGACATTCTGACGGCGGCTGGACTGCGGGCAGGCGATTATAGCGCGCCTGATCCCATCGATCTGGCCAAGCGCAAAGCCGAGGAAAAGGCAAAGGTTGCCCGCCGTGCTGACGCGGCACGGAACGTCTGGAGCGAGGCCCAGCCGATCGATGGCACCCCGGCAGAGGCGTATCTGAGAGGGCGGGGGATTAACTGCCCGCTGCCCGATCAGCTGCGCTTTCACCCGCAATGCTGGCACGGCCAGAGCAATGCGCGCTACCCGGCGATGGTGGCGCTTGTCGAAGGCGGGGAAAGCTTCGCGGTGCATCGCACTTTCTTGCGACCTGATGGCGGCGGCAAGGCAGGTTTGCCGGGCGGTGACAAGCTTATGCTCGGGGCAACCGCTGGAGGCGCTGCAAGGCTCTGTGACGGCGCGGGGCGGCTTGTCATAGCCGAAGGCATAGAAAGCGCCCTGTCGCTTCTCTGCGGGCTTCTGGCGGGGCCTTTGCAACTATGGGCCGCGCTTTCCACCAGCGGGTTGCGCTCACTGAGATTGCCCGAGCAAACCGGGCAGCTTGTGATTGCAGGCGACGGAGACCAGCCGGGACGCGCGGCGGTGCACGCATTGGCTACCAAGGCACATGGCCTCGGCTGGTGCGTGTCGCTGATCGATCCGGGCGATGGCTTCGATTTCAACGACGTTCTGACCGGGAAGGGGGTGGCAGCATGAGCATGCAACCTAACCTTGTCGAAACCGTGTTCGAAGCCGAGGGGCCGCAGCCACTTGTGCGTGAGATTCCCCCGGGCGCACCCTATCCCGTTTCCGCTCTGGGGCCGCTTAGCGCGGTTGTGGAGGCGGTGAAGGGGGAAACCTTGGCACCCGTCGCGATCCCGGCGCAATCCGCCCTGGCTGCTGCCTCGCTGGCGGTGCAAGGCTTTGCCGACGTTGAAACCTTGGCAGGGGCGCGTCCAGTGTCTCTGTTTGCACTGACAATTGCCCAGTCAGGCGAACGCAAATCCGCCTGCGATCGGCCATTTCTGAAACCAATACGCGCGCGCGAGCGCGAGGCTGGAATTGCCTATCGGGCCGACCGCGAGGATTGGCTGAGGCGGCATGCAATCTGGAAAGCGCAGTATGAAGGCGTAATCGCGGGAAGCCGCAAGAAGGGAGACCGTGCGGCAGCGGAAGCCGAATTGCGCGCGCTTGGTCCAGAACCAAAGCCCCCCACCTTGATCGATAGGATTGTCAGCGAACCGACATTCGAAGGCCTCACAAAGCTGTTTGCCCTTGGCCAGCCGAGCCTTGGCCTTTTTTCGGACGAAGGAGGGCAGTTTCTCGGCGGGCATGCAATGAATACCGACAATCGGCAAAAGACGCTTGCTGCGTTCAATGCCCTTTGGGACGGTCTTGCGATCAAGAGAACGCGCGCTGGCGACGGGCACCAGTCCCTAACGGGAAGGCGATTGGCTATTCACCTTATGGTGCAGCCAACCGTTGCGCGTGCTTTCATGGCCGATCGGCTGGCAACTGATACAGGGTTCTTGGCTCGTTTCCTGATTTGCGAGCCCCCGAGCGCGATCGGCACCCGTCTGTATGCCAACTCCAAAGCAAATGCGCCTGTGCTGGCCAGCTTTGAAAGGCGGTTAGGGGAAATTCTGCGAACCCCTATGCCTATCGACCCGGAAACAGGCGGAGTGGAACCGCGCTGCCTTTCGCTGAGCGCAGAGGCGCGGGAACTGCTGGTGCAATATCATGATCGGGTGGAGCGCTCGCAAAGGCCCGGTGGCGATATGGCACACCTAACAGGAACGGCCTCCAAATCTGCCGAGCAAGCGGCGCGGATTGCCGGAGTGCTGACACTGTGGAGTGATCTGCAAGCGCACGAGGTTGGACCTGTTGCGATGGCTAATGCGATCGAATTGGCGCGGTTCTATCTCTTGGAAGCTTCACGGCTGGCCGAGGTTGCGAACGTCTCAGCAGAAACCGATCGGGCCGAGCAACTTCGCCGCTGGCTTATCGAGAATTGGCCGGAACCCGATTTGTTGGTGCGTGATGTGCAGAACCGTGGACCAAACGCCTTGAGGGAAAGGGCTAGGGCTAGGGCAGCCATTCGCCAGCTGGAAGAAGTCGGGTGGCTAGTCCCGCTTAATCCGGGAACTGTCGTGCGCGGTGCCAGACGGCGCGAAGCGTGGCGCGTAGTGCGATCGGGCAGCGTTACTGAGTGAAGCCTAGGCCGCTGCGACAACTGCAACAATCGCGACAAACCGCCAGCCGAACTGGCCCATGTCGCACAAGTCGCGGTTGTCGCAGCGGTGCCAGATTGTTTGAGAAAGGTTCAAAATGCCGAATAACAAGCGAGCAAGCAAAGACACCAAGGCCAAGGCGGTGAACGTTCTGAACGCCAAGGCCAAGGATGGTGAGGAACGGGAAGCGACCCTTGCCAGACTGGCCCTAAAGCCGGGTGTGAGACACGCGACAATCGGAAACAGTTTTTCGTCCAGCCTCTTTAGCGAAAATCACGCCTTGGCGATCAATGCCAGCACCGCCGTTTTTGGCGACGCGATGGCCAGAGCGCGCGACGGCGACAAGTCACTGGCGAGCGACATACTCGCTGCACAAGCGGTGACACTGGACACAATGTTTACCGAACTGGCTCGCCGATCTGCGGTGAATATGGGCGAATATCTCGATGCCAGCGAACGCTACATGCGGCTGGCGCTCAAAGCTCAGGCCAATTGCCGCACAACGCTGGAGGCCTTGGCAAAGCTGCACCAGCCGCGAGAGCAAACCGTCAAACACGTTCACGTCAATGAAGGCGGGCAAGCTGTTGTCGCCGATCAATTCCACCAGCACGGCGGGGGGAGTGAAAATGGAAAATCAAACGAACAATCCCATGCAACCGGAGCGGCTGGCGAAAGCCCCGCGATGCTTGGCCAAGACCCGCAAGGGAACGGAGTGCCAATCCCCAGCGGTGAAGGGTCGGAAGCGGTGCCGGATGCACGGCGGGACAAATCCCGGCGCACCTAAGGGAAACCGCAATGCGTGGAAGCATGGTGGACGATCGGCGGAGGCAGAAGAGGCGGCACGCTATTTGAAAGCGATGGCGCGGTTGGTTGCGAAATTAGAGGTTGAGTGACTGCAATGTCCTAGACAGCGCAGCGCGCAGGCCTACCCAAGCACCGAACGGCTCAACGGCATGAACTTCCGCGTCAACCACACGCCGACTAGCGAGGCCAAGAAGGCACCAGAAGCGGTGATAATTGTTTCCGGTCCTGAGATGCGATTGAAGACCCCCAATGCGGCTATATGGACCAGATAGACGCCCAACATGCACGCGGATACGTTCTCCACGTTTAGGCTTATCCTCGGCAAAAGGATGGCCGCCATTACCGCACCTCCGCCCAATGCGTAGGGCAAGCTGACACCGCCAATTTGCCAGAACATACAAACGCCCAAACCGAGCGCGGATATGGCAATTCCAGCCCTAGTCCGGAACGCTATGCCTAGCAGCGCGGCTGGGATGGCATGTAGAAATTGAATTAGTGGAGGGTCAAAGGAGAGCTGTATTTCTCTCCACCATGGGGTCGCGGCTAAGAATGCAAAAGCCAATAGAGAACAAACGAGCGGCAAATGCTCTGAGCGAAGTTTCGACACCACGACGTTGACCACGAAGATAAACGGCAGAAACCATAGGTGCGTGCCGTAGAGCGCGGATTGCAAAGGGGTTAGGCCGTCATGGAACGGGTTGCCGTCGGCGGCAAACCTCCAAGCAAAATAGAAAATCGACCAGAACAGCCAAGGCACTAAAACGCGCTTCGCCAGTTTGGTTGCATCGCTGTTTGCGAAGTATGTCGAGAGGGCTGTGAAAGCGATTAGCCCAGAATAGCCTATGGCGGCTCCGGGTGCACCTGAATGGAACAGCACGATTCCTAACGCCGAAGCGATGCGAACCAATTCAATGTTTTGATTGCGAGCCATCGATGGCCTAGCCTATTTCCCGGTTATGAAGCGATCTTTGGTGCTTACTACGTTGATGGTTGTCCTTGCCGGGGCAGGTGCAGCCGTCTTGCATCAGGCTCGCAATATCGACCAAATCCCCGACGACAAGTTCTATCGTGACAAGGTCGCATGGTATCAAGCAAATCCGGCCTCGGGCCGTGTAGTAATACTGGGCGACAGCATAGTTTGGCGAGGTAAGTGGGATCAGGAGTTGCCAGAGTGCGATATGGTGATGAGGGGTGTTGAGTGGGAAACCACGGCTGGCCTTCTTGCGCGGATAGATGAAATTACACGCGTCGGAGCAGATACCGCTGTTGTCATGGTTGGAACAAACGATTTGGCCTACAGTCAGGATGACCACGCGATCTTTGAAAGATACCGCCAAGTCATCAACCGACTAGACCGAACTGCCAACGTGATTGTCGTTTCCACAACCTTGCGCGATGCCGAACAGAATGACGCTAACGCTCGGATCAAAAAATTGAACAGCGCGCTTGAACGCGAATGCAGCTCCGGCTCTTGCACCTTCATGGATCTCAACGCCGAGATTGCCCCAACTGGCTATCTACTGCCCGAATACACAACCGACGGGATTCATCTCACTCCGGCGGCTTACGAACGTTGGAGAGACATACTGGTTGGCTCGATTGATTGTTAAACCAAGTGAGAAGGGCGGAAGAGGTGCTGTAGGTAAGGCGGGACAAACCGGGTTGCGCTTAAAGGTAAGAGCAACGCTTGGAAGCACGGTGTGCGATCTGCCAAAGCTGAGGCCGCGACACGTTACCTAAAGGCTATGGCAAAACTGATTGGCCAAGATGAGAAAGGCTAATCTGTTGCTCAGATGTGGGGAATAACGTGGGGAAGGCCTGGCGCGTATCGCTGCAAGGCTTTGAAAAGTAATGAAAATTAAAGGAAAAATGGCTCCCCGAGTTGGATTCGAACCAACGACCAAGTGATTAACAGTCACCTACTCTACCGCTGAGCTATCGGGGAGCAGCTTCCCAAGCGGTATGGAGGGAAGCGAGAGCGCGCGTATATGAGTCGAGCGCGGGCATTGCAAGACCCCTTTCGAGGAAAAATGACGCCCGGAAATCAATCGACCGCAAATTGCTCCGACACGATCCGTTCGGCTAGCGATTGGCCCGGGTCGAACAGCAGTTCCAGCTCCGTCTCATGGCAGATCCGGATCTCCACCTCGGCGATGTCGCGCAGTTCCTTCTGGTCGGCCACGGCGGCGATGGGTCGCTTGACCGGTTCGAGCACGCGGAACTTGATCGGCATTTCATCAGGCAGGATCGCGCCGCGCCAACGCCGGGGGCGAAATGGCGAAATCGGGGTAAGGGCGAGCATCCCGCTGTCCAGCGGCAGGATCGGGCCGTTGGCGGAGAGGTTATAGGCGGTGGAACCCGCAGGCGTCGCCACCAGCACGCCGTCGCACACCAGCTCCTTGATCCGCACCCGGCTGCCGACGGTGACCTCGATTTTCGCCGTCTGACGGGTTTCACGCAGCAGCGACAATTCGTTGATCGCGCGCAAGGTGTGGGTCGCACCATCTTGCGTCGTGGCTTTGATTTCGAGCGGGGCGATCGTTTTGCCGCGCGCCTTGTCGAGCCGTTCGATGACGTCGAATCGTGAATGAAAGCGGTTCATCAGGAAACCGACTGTTCCGCGGTTCATCCCATAGGCGGGGATGACACGCCCTGATTCGAGCATGTCGTGCAGGATGGTGAGCATGAAGCCGTCGCCGCCAAGCACCACGGCCGCGTCTGCCTCCTCTAGCGGAGCCCATTCGCGTTGTTCGGACAGCATCGCATGGGCTTCCTGCGCGCGCGGAGCATCGGACGCCAGCAGCGCGACCTTGCGAAAGCCGTTGCGTTCAGCCTGTGTCGCCGGTGAAGTTCCCATTCACGCCCTTTCGCACAAGGTTTCCCTTGTTTCCGCCTTACCCACGCGTTCACTTTTGTGTGGATACAATAGCTGCGCGCCCCCCCTTGCGCATAAATCGCGCGTGTGATGTTCCAAAACTGGGCGGATTGCAATTGGATAGAGCAAATCGTGCCGAGTGGCTCTAGATGGAGGGAAATGGACAAAGGGCCCACATCAATCGGAAAGACGCTGTCCGGCTCGCTGCGCGAGGCTGGGGGAGAGCCCCTGCGCGGTGCGTTTCCGGGTGTGAAGGCATCCGCGCTCGAAACCGATCTGTTGCGCGCGCTTGACCGGCGCGAGATCGAAGTGCTGTTCCAGCCGCAGTTTTCCTGCCGCACCGGCGCGGTCGTCGGGGCGGAGGCGCTGGCGCGCTGGCAGCACCCGACGCTGGGGGAAATCGGCGCGCGCGATCTGTTTGCGATTGCCGAACGCGCCGCGCTGGTCGCCCCGCTTTCCCGCCATGTCGTCGCCCGTGCGCTGGAGGATGCATCGCACTGGCCCGACGAACTCACCGTATCGCTCAACATCACGCCCGAGGAACTGGGCGATCCGCGTTTTGCCGCCGATTTCGCCGCCGTCATCAGCAAGAGCGAGATCGAGCCGCATCGCCTGATGCTGGAAATCACCGAAGACCTGCTGGTGCACAATCTGGCGCAGGCGTCGGGCGCGCTTGGTGCGTTGCGGGCGCTCGGTTTTCGCACGGCGCTTGACGATTTCGGCGCGGGCTTCTGCAATTTCCGGTACCTGCGCGAATTGCCGCTGGACGCGATCAAGCTGGACAAGATCATGGTCGATGGCGTTCCCGGCGATGCCAAGGCGCTGGAACTGGATGTCTACGCCGAAGGGATCGAAACCGACGTACAGCGCGCAACAATCATCAGCGAAGGCTGCGATTACTGGCAGGGCTTCCTGCGCGCCCAGCCGATGAAGAGCGACGATGTTCTGGCCTTGTCCAAGACCGCAAGGGGTGCGGGGCACGGGTAGGGGCTGGCCTACTTCGTCGGCGACCCTCGACTTAACGACAGGCCGGTTGCGACTTCAATCTTGTCGACTATCTTTTGCGCCACGAGGCTGGAATACGGGCTGCAAATGACAAGATCATCGCTCGCCTCAAGTTCTTCCAATGCGCGCGTGACCGTATCGATCAGCGACTCTTGGTCGCCTCTAGCGGTCTGATTTTTCGCTTCCTTAAGGAAGAATCCAAGCAAGTCTGAATTCGGAACTCGACCCACAGATGGATATTTGTCTGGGAACTGATCGATCTTTCCAGACCATGTCAGATGCACCCAGAACAGGTTCCGGATGTTATCCGTGTCAGCGACGATCACATCATCGGAGCCGCTGTGCCTTGCGATGACGATGAGCGTGTTTGCCCAGGAACTGAGAAAATGTTCGGGGCCGATTTCGCTTCTGAGTTCAGATGTGAAGAACCGCGAATGCTCTTCGTCGAGATATTGCCACGGACACCCCTCGGGTATTGGAACCAGCCCGGTGAACATCGTATTCTCCCTTTCCGGGTATTTGACGGAGCCCTTTTCCCGCTTCTTCCCGTTCTGCACAATCCCACTTGGCAGCTTGGTCACTTAGAACAGGCCGTTCAGGCGGTTGTCCCGATCTCACCCAAGCGCGGTTGCCGACTTCATGGCGGCATGGCTAAGGTGCCTCTCCAGCGATGGGGGATGCCATGAATGTATTGAGAGCCTTTCTTTTCAGCCTTGCTGCATTCGTGATGCAAGCCACCCCTGCGAGCGCGCAGGACGGTGACAGGTTGCTGCTGAACAACGTCCGGATACTCCACCTCGAAGGGGAACATGCCCGGCTGGTTCCCGAAATGGCCATCCTGATCGCGGACGGCAGGATCGTTCGGATCATGCCGACCGATCAGGTCGAGACCCAAGGCGCAACGACGATTATCGAAGGAGACGGGCGGGTGGTCATGCCCGGGCTCGTCGACATGCATGTCCACGTCTGGGATCGGCAATCCCTGGGCGCCTATCTGGCGGCTGGCGTTACAACGATCCGCAATGCATCGGGGATGCCGTTCCATCTGCGCCTAGCACAGGAAATCGAGCAAGGGGACGTGATCGGCCCCCGGCTGATTACGACAGGGCCGATCCTGAACAGTCCCGGCCCTAATGCGCAGATCAACCATCAGATGATTGCGACGGCTGCGGAAGCGCGAAGTGCCGTGCAGCAACAGCACGAGGCCGGATATCGCAGGATCAAGGTGCATTCGAACCTCACCCGCGAAGCCTATGAGGCAGTGCTGAGCGAAGCGGATCGGCTCGGGATGACAATCATGGGGCACACTCCCGAAGGCGAGCGAAAGGCTGGAATGCCGTACCAGCTCCCTTTCGACATAGCCTTCGGTGAAATTCTGGATGATGGCTTTGTTACCATTGAGCACGTCGAATCGATTGTGTGGCATGGATTGCGGGATCGCCACGATGAAGCGGCCGGGCGTGCGCTTGCGCGCCAGATCGCCGAAGCCAAGGTGCCGGTCGATCCGACCCTGCTGGCATTTTACAACCTGCTCAGGGTGGCAGAGACCCAAGGCGCTTATCTTCAGCGACCGGGGACCGAGATGCTCAATCCCTTGCTGGTTGCACAAAGCCAGGCGGAGTATGATCGCTGGGCCAATGAGGATGTGGAACGGAACCGCGCGGCGTTCGAATTCTACAAGTTCATGGTCCGCCAACTCGCTGATGAGGGCGTGCTGCTTGTCGCAGGAAGCGACGCCGGGATATTCACCAACGTGCCGGGAATTTCGCTGATCGAGGAACTCGAACTGCTGGAGGAAGCTGGACTCGATATCACCAGCGTTCTGCGTGCAGCCACGATCAATCCCGCGATCGCCTTGGGCCGGCAAGACGATGTGGGGCTGGTGGTCGAGGGTTACCAAGCCGACCTTATTCTGTTGGACAGCGACCCTACGGAAGATATTGCCGCGCTCCGGTCGGTGTCTGGCGTTGTCGCCGGGGGAAGATGGCTCGACCGGGCATCGCTGGACGCGCAGTTAGCTGAAGCCGCGAAGCACGATGTCGAGCGAACCCAACGCAATCTGGTTGAAGCCCTTGTCGCACAAGGGGTGGACCCGGCAACGCTGGGTCTTTGACGCCTCTAAGCTGCTTTTTTGCGCGCTTTGCGCACAATCCCGCTTAGTCCTTTGGTCAGCTGGAACAGGCCATTCAGGCGGCTGTCGGGATCGCCCCATGCACGGTTGATGACCAGCTTCATGTCGGGCCGCAGCTTGGCGGTTTCGGGGCGGCTCTGGTTCAGCCGGTCAACATAGGCGACAAGGCCCGGGCCGTCGGGGAAATCGTCCTTGTGGAAGCTCACCAGTGTTCCGCGCGCGCCGACGTCGATCTTGGCGATGTTGGCGGTGATCGCCTGATGCTTGATTTCGATCAGGCGGACGAGGTTCCTGGTCGGGGCGGGCAGGTCGCCGAAACGGTCGATCATCTCGGCGGCGAGGCTTTCGATCTCGGCCTTGTCGCGCGCCTGGTTGAGACGGCGATAAAGCGCCATGCGCACCGCCAGATCGGGGACGTAATCTTCCGGGATCATGATCGGCGCATCGACGGTGATCTGCGGGCTGAAGGCATCCTGCGCCTTCTCCAGCCCCATTTCGCCCGCCTTGGCAGCCAGGATCGCGTCCTCAAGCATCGACTGGTACAATTCGAACCCGACTTCGCGGAT
It contains:
- a CDS encoding helix-turn-helix domain-containing protein codes for the protein MSNTSPNLEPLAYSISDACRVSSIGRTRLYQLIGEGRLEARKIGKRTLIPAASLRALIEGEA
- a CDS encoding DUF7146 domain-containing protein; protein product: MTDARELTLALGGRWHGRYGVAPCPVCQPHRRRDQNALTLSDGRSGLLLHCKRAACDFCDILTAAGLRAGDYSAPDPIDLAKRKAEEKAKVARRADAARNVWSEAQPIDGTPAEAYLRGRGINCPLPDQLRFHPQCWHGQSNARYPAMVALVEGGESFAVHRTFLRPDGGGKAGLPGGDKLMLGATAGGAARLCDGAGRLVIAEGIESALSLLCGLLAGPLQLWAALSTSGLRSLRLPEQTGQLVIAGDGDQPGRAAVHALATKAHGLGWCVSLIDPGDGFDFNDVLTGKGVAA
- a CDS encoding YfjI family protein; translation: MQPNLVETVFEAEGPQPLVREIPPGAPYPVSALGPLSAVVEAVKGETLAPVAIPAQSALAAASLAVQGFADVETLAGARPVSLFALTIAQSGERKSACDRPFLKPIRAREREAGIAYRADREDWLRRHAIWKAQYEGVIAGSRKKGDRAAAEAELRALGPEPKPPTLIDRIVSEPTFEGLTKLFALGQPSLGLFSDEGGQFLGGHAMNTDNRQKTLAAFNALWDGLAIKRTRAGDGHQSLTGRRLAIHLMVQPTVARAFMADRLATDTGFLARFLICEPPSAIGTRLYANSKANAPVLASFERRLGEILRTPMPIDPETGGVEPRCLSLSAEARELLVQYHDRVERSQRPGGDMAHLTGTASKSAEQAARIAGVLTLWSDLQAHEVGPVAMANAIELARFYLLEASRLAEVANVSAETDRAEQLRRWLIENWPEPDLLVRDVQNRGPNALRERARARAAIRQLEEVGWLVPLNPGTVVRGARRREAWRVVRSGSVTE
- a CDS encoding GDSL-type esterase/lipase family protein, with translation MKRSLVLTTLMVVLAGAGAAVLHQARNIDQIPDDKFYRDKVAWYQANPASGRVVILGDSIVWRGKWDQELPECDMVMRGVEWETTAGLLARIDEITRVGADTAVVMVGTNDLAYSQDDHAIFERYRQVINRLDRTANVIVVSTTLRDAEQNDANARIKKLNSALERECSSGSCTFMDLNAEIAPTGYLLPEYTTDGIHLTPAAYERWRDILVGSIDC
- a CDS encoding NAD kinase; this encodes MGTSPATQAERNGFRKVALLASDAPRAQEAHAMLSEQREWAPLEEADAAVVLGGDGFMLTILHDMLESGRVIPAYGMNRGTVGFLMNRFHSRFDVIERLDKARGKTIAPLEIKATTQDGATHTLRAINELSLLRETRQTAKIEVTVGSRVRIKELVCDGVLVATPAGSTAYNLSANGPILPLDSGMLALTPISPFRPRRWRGAILPDEMPIKFRVLEPVKRPIAAVADQKELRDIAEVEIRICHETELELLFDPGQSLAERIVSEQFAVD
- a CDS encoding EAL domain-containing protein, translated to MDKGPTSIGKTLSGSLREAGGEPLRGAFPGVKASALETDLLRALDRREIEVLFQPQFSCRTGAVVGAEALARWQHPTLGEIGARDLFAIAERAALVAPLSRHVVARALEDASHWPDELTVSLNITPEELGDPRFAADFAAVISKSEIEPHRLMLEITEDLLVHNLAQASGALGALRALGFRTALDDFGAGFCNFRYLRELPLDAIKLDKIMVDGVPGDAKALELDVYAEGIETDVQRATIISEGCDYWQGFLRAQPMKSDDVLALSKTARGAGHG
- a CDS encoding amidohydrolase family protein, whose amino-acid sequence is MNVLRAFLFSLAAFVMQATPASAQDGDRLLLNNVRILHLEGEHARLVPEMAILIADGRIVRIMPTDQVETQGATTIIEGDGRVVMPGLVDMHVHVWDRQSLGAYLAAGVTTIRNASGMPFHLRLAQEIEQGDVIGPRLITTGPILNSPGPNAQINHQMIATAAEARSAVQQQHEAGYRRIKVHSNLTREAYEAVLSEADRLGMTIMGHTPEGERKAGMPYQLPFDIAFGEILDDGFVTIEHVESIVWHGLRDRHDEAAGRALARQIAEAKVPVDPTLLAFYNLLRVAETQGAYLQRPGTEMLNPLLVAQSQAEYDRWANEDVERNRAAFEFYKFMVRQLADEGVLLVAGSDAGIFTNVPGISLIEELELLEEAGLDITSVLRAATINPAIALGRQDDVGLVVEGYQADLILLDSDPTEDIAALRSVSGVVAGGRWLDRASLDAQLAEAAKHDVERTQRNLVEALVAQGVDPATLGL